The Glycine soja cultivar W05 chromosome 9, ASM419377v2, whole genome shotgun sequence sequence AAGTGAACTATAGTATTATCATGTTTTTCTATCAGATTCAtagccaagaaaaaaaaaactgtttttaattttattgatatgaTATTCACAGACAAACTTCATGGTTTTAAAATGTAATAGaggctttataaaaaaaaatgtaattgacATGGCGctgtaattataaaataaaatgaacgaTAAAgctgcattttctcttcccaaTTCCtgattgtcattttttttctcgaTTTTTTGTATGCTTTTTAAAATGTCTGCACTCTgcaaaaaatttatccttttttctctcttttttctttttttgctttttgacATTGCAGTTACAGAAAGTCAGAAGAAAGGGCCCGTTTTCCAAAAATTTCACCTTTATGTTTTGGAGTCTTTTGATTATATGAAGGAAGCGGGGCTgtttgaaagtgataaattAGAAGCaagctcttttcttttttgaattctCACCTCCCCAAgccttcaaaaaagaaaaacccttTGTtacttgtttgtttattttgtaaCAATGTACATTTCCGAGTGAActttacaaacaaaaaaagtaaacatGTTAAAACTAGGTACTAGTATTTGCTAAACTTGTTTGTGTAGTTTGTTTATGTATATTCGGAATTAGTTTCATCTAAGTTAATGGTCACATGCTTCTAGGTtctgctttcttttctttctcttctaaagTACTGAACTGAGTTATTTGTCACTTGTATTGCTGGTTATGTTTCTTGTGTTTGCCTTAACTTGTTTGATTTCATAGACTACTTCAAAGCGCCTAGCGGACAGGAAAATAGCAAGGTTTGAAAGGAATATTAGCAAGAAAGGATCAGAAAGCTCTAAGAAGGGATATGCCTATCCTGTGGGCCCCATCGTGCTTGGGTTCTTCGTCTTTGTTGTCGTTGGATCATGTATGTTCTTCTGCTatcttaacatttttatttgcagTTTTGCACACCAAAATACttttcaattaatcaaaatatattgaacTGGTTGAATAAAGTGCtgagattttgatttttgattttttgtaaACGTTATTGTAGTTTAAGCAAACTAATGCTATGGTGTACAAATTCAATGACTTGCCCCCACTTTGTTTCAGTAAAAAATGTATGACTAATTGTTGTTTTGCTGACAGCTCTGTTTCAGATCATTAGGACGGCTACAAGTCGTGGAATGGCCTAAGGCAGAAGGAATGTTTGTCAAgtgttgtatatatatatatatatatatcaaacaagTAGATGTCTTGAAAACATAATAATTCACTTTAGATCAGCAATGTGTTGATAAAGAGTGAAATGAGAACTTAACTTTGCTTAATAAACGAATATTTCATTTCTTATATggtgtgttttttctttaatcatcTATGGTCAATTCTCAAGTCAACGCGCTCTATTCCAAATAGTCAAAGTCACAAAGCCATAGGTAATATGTAGAGACTAGACTCGTTAAAATTGATTTGTATTTACGGGCAAAAATGGTTTCATAGAAAAGTGTCAATTGGgcaaaaaaactcaaattataCAGATAGTAAAAGCAAGCGATCTAATGGTAGTCCAAATGTAAAATTTGAGCTTGATTACTCTATGCAAGACTAAAATCTCAGGTTTAAGGATTAGTACTTTGTAGTTCATATCGAATTTTGGAGCAATATATAGGACTTATTGATTTTGAGGCCTTATTCATTGCTCATGTGCGACATATACAACGAGGAGTAATTTAATCTTACATGTTTCAAGAGACAATGTCCAACTTTTGAAACAGACATATTGACGGTATGATGACAAAACTGAAAGATGGTAACAGGGAAAGGGATAAGAAATCTCAACAAGGGGATTGAGGTTTGAGATTATTCATACAAATTTATGGTTCATTCTGCCTCCATAGGCTAATTTGCTCTCATCAGATCTTCTACCTGCTTTGGTTGCCACACTTATTTTGCTTGAGTTATGGCAACAGTCGGAACTTTTGGAAAACTTGCGATCATGAGAGCTAAAACTCATCTCAGGATATACTTTAGCATCATCCTCATCAGATAAGCTTTCATAATGCATTGAGCCAGAGCCCCTACACTCAAATTCCTGCAGGAAAGGGAGTCATTTGATAAGAAACCAATTTCAGAAACATAAGGGAAAATTTACTACAAAGTACAACAGGAGTTAAATTACCCTTGATCTTGACTTAACAGCACAGGGGGTTAAGCATGGATTTAGATCATTCAGTAATAGGTCATCAGACAGGTCATCAGAGCTGAATTCCTGCATGAATTGTTGAGCAGATTAACCAAAATGCTTGTCAGATCAGAAGGTAATAATAGAATTGCTTAAGGACATTTTTCTATGGCTTAATAGCAGGACTCATGATTAGCTTATGTGACATATAATccatcatatataattataattttgaatttgcatTTATATTATAAAGCTTACCCAAAAGTTAGAAGCATCTTCCCGGGCATGTGTTGGTGTTCTTGGAGAACTTCCATATCCTGGAAGACCTGCTTTTGCTGAATACTTATCAGCCTTGACCtaacaaacaaatgaaaaagaaaatcattaggACTTGTTTTTTCTTGTCTTAACCCTCCAGTTAATCAAAAAAAGAGACTCTTGACAAATTAGAAATTCGATCGGGAAGTAAGTAAAGTCTGACCAAGAATTGTTTCTGCCAATAATCGAATTTGAATAGTATCCAAACGAATATTAGGACTTGCAAGTCCGAAGAGAATCAAACatctccatttttgttttaaaaaactgttttctaaaacaattcctCACTAATCAACAACCAATATACCGTCCAAAATCTATTTAAGTTTTGAAATTGTTTccaaaacaagtattttaaaaactaaaaaatagaaacaactaCTCCTGATTTCATCTTATTTAACTTCATCAATTCAACACTTCATTAAGTGTCTTGCACCATCTGAACAACCTTTttagtagcattttgaaaaccaaaaacacATTTTGAAAATAGAACTCAAACGTATCCTAAAGAAGAAATAGTTATTGAAAGCTTCAATGAAAAACATAATCACATGTAGTTGAAACAGGTTCATCAATCAGTAACCAATTTCAATGACTAGAATTTGCCTGATTTGACAATAAATTGTTGTTATATAGAAGGGTGCAAGTTATATATACCTCAGCAAGATCCTCCGCAAGGCTTTGAAGCTGACCAGTGAGAGAAGAAACCTGCTGCTGCAGAGCAGGAATAACCTGTTTTGCCTGCTTCAGCTCCGAACCTTGCTTCTCTAGAAGCTCTTGAAGCTGTGAATTCATAACATCAGGAAACAGTATCGCACTCTTCAACGACTTGATCTCTTCCCTTTGCTTCAAACACAAATCCTTCAACTTCTCCACctgcaaattcaaaattcaaacgcCCATTATTGAAACACACGCCCTTTTCCATTCCCAATGTGAATCGGATCCAAAACAactcttaaaatttgaatttgaaaccaACTCAATCCCAAAAGCTAACTCATATAGTTATAACTTCTCCCTCTTATATATAGTATTTTAGGCATAACATTAAACATCTCCGGCCAAACGTTTGCAAGACTCAACATTGGGGAGTGATATGATAATGGTCCGATAACAGATGGATCAATAAATCCAATAATAATCACTAAGATAAACTTTAATAGTATCATATTTAAGCTTAATTGAAGCCCAAAAGCAAGTTCATAAAGCGAGAATTGCTCCTATTAATATACATTGTTTTGTGCATCACTGATCAACGTGGGATCTGGAACAAAaacacaacattttttttacctctttgtTCTTGTCCTCAAGCATTTGCTTGAGTTGAGAAACCTGCTGCTCCTGCTCCTTGTTGATGCTGAGAAGCTCCCTCTCGCTCCTGAGCACCATAGCCAATGTCCTCGTGTTGTTCTTCACCTCCGTCAAGGCCTTcaccttctccttcttctcggAAGCGCCCTTTCCGAAGAGCTTCTTCTGCAGGGCAGAGAACCCTGCCACTTTCTTAGCGTCCTTCTTCAAATCCTTCGCGAGCGAATCGGAGGGAATAATCAACCTGGTGGCGGTGGAGGACTTGGGTTTTCTGTCCATGAACTTCTTGACCATGGTGGTGAAGGTGGGGTCCACCTTGGCGGTGTTTGAGGGTTTGGCCTTAACGAGAGCgcgagaggaagaagaagaagaagaggttttGGTTTTGAGGTTGTTGAATTCATGGGAGGAAGAAGGGTCGGAGAAGTGAGAGGAAGTGGAGGAGCGTGAATCGTAGGAACTGTACCGAGAAGAAGGTTTCACACGGGACGccattcagaaagaaaaaaaatggtttttttcaaattgaaattgaaaccgAAGAAGAAGAGTTACAGAGAGTTTTTGAAGTCAGAACAGAGGATGTCTTGGTCGGGGACACGTGGCGGATGATGGGGGATGTTCGGTTTGCCGCTGgtacaaattcaaattttcacgTGTTGGGCGCGggctttgtttattattgattgcatttgcatttgatttttggaaattaCCACAGAAAACAAAGACACCAAATGAGTCCGGGTCGGATCAAGAGCGCACACAGCCTCTACTGTTCTGTTCAacactttatttcttttcctaTTCTACTCACTGCACGCGCGAGCTGCTCTGTAATTGTTTCCCCGGCTAGTATCTCCAGCACAAATttcttatatgtattttttaattatttttttggttttataatttttttttagttcccataatatcatattaataataaaaaatacatacagAATTTTACTCCAATGTAAAAAATCATAAGAAACTTCAAAAAATtcatacatttaaattttttactataacttaattattattccaataaaataattaattcatttttttagtttttatgtatacaaataataaatatgaataattaaagaaaatattaaatataaataaaaaataaaaaaaattccataacATAGAAAGGAAATgcgtaacaataaaaaataaatttttacataataatagataattaaaCACAAGgacattgaaataaaaaaaaacataatgatgaaatacaaaaaatattacataaaattaattattgttattttcatttccgAAACGTTTCCAAATATATTCAACTAAATCTGCTTGAAGTTGgtgatgtttttgtttgtcgTGAACTTCTACTTTCCTTTGGAGGTATGTTGATCCGATATTGGGTGAGCACCTAAAGATACTTCGAATGTTGACGTGCTATTACCTACACGATCGtaatcaatattattttgatatgtgTCATGTTCGTCCTCAACAATCATGTTATGTAATATGATGCATGCATCaatgatatttttcattttaccaTCATCCCAAAAATGTGTCGAACCATATATAATTGCAAATTGAGATTGGAGCACTTTGAACGCCTGCTCTACATCCGTTCTTGTCGATTCTTGTTGTTGTGCAAAtaattttcgtttttctccttATGGCATTGAGATGGTCTTCACAAATGTGACAAAATTTGGATAGATGTCATTTGCTAAATAGTATCCCATATTATATTGGATTTTATTTGCTGTGTATTGCACTGTGGGCACACATCTTGACAAAACTTCATCAAACACATTAGATCTATTTAACATAGTAATGCCATTATTTGAACTCGCAATGTCAAAATATGCATGTCAAATCCACAAGTTTTGTGATGCTACAACTTCAAGAATGATTGTTGGGTTGCAATGATCACCTCGATAAAATTGATCTTTCCATGCAACTGGACAATTTTTCCATTCTCAGTGCATACAATCAATGGAACCTAACATACCTGGAAATCTGCATGTCGCTCCCATTTGTAGTAGTCATTTGGTGTCTTCGTTATTTGGTATTCTCAGATACTCATTCACAAATATGGTGCAGATGCCTAATACAAATTGCTTTAAGCATTCCACTATAGTGGTTTCACCAATTCAAACATATTCATTCACACTGTCAGTAGGTGAGCCATAAGCCAATATACGAAGAGCAATTATGTACTTCTACAATGGAGATAGGCCTTTTCGACGTAGTGCATTGACTCTCCATACACTTTTCCTGTTCTTGCAAACGCCTTTCTTGTGCCTTCTTTAACTGCATAAGTTTTGATATGTGTTGACATTTTTCTCCTTCATTACACTTTCTATGCCAAATAAATCGAGAGTGTTAGAAGTTTCTTTACCTTTGCTattcctttttgttgtttttttgtccAATTGGACGAGACATTGGTCATGGTGTATCATATTCTTCACCTTCAATAGGTGTCTTTGGGTTAGAAGACAATGATTAATTTCCACCAACAAAaacctttattcttttttaacacTTTGACATAAATTCTACATCAAATTTTGGTTCATCTTTCAACAATAACCAAGCATGCTCAACCTCAAATTTTTTACTAGTATCCTGTGATTAAATCATATAAGCATCAGCCTTAACATCCTTCTCTGAACTTCCATTTCTCCTATGTTTATTTGCTTATTTGTAGCACCCATTAAACTTTTGAACTGGAGGGTGGATCCTGTTCCACCGAGATTTCAATTGAGTCCAACTTCTTTCACAAAATTGCCTATTTTGACGCACATCGTCATTGCCTACTAGGGAGTCAATATTGGATAAAGAAGGCTTATAACACATGTTTGGGTTGGTGGAGGTTGATGGTTGACtacaaaattgtgaattttgagAACTATCACTAGTAGGTGAAGGATGCATATACCACATGTGTGGGGTGGTGGATACATAACATACTGTGGTCGAATTTGAGAATTTTCACTAGTAGGGGTGGTGGTGGATACATAACATATTGCGAtagattttgagaatttttactGGTATGGGGTGGTCGATACATAACATATTACGGTGGATTTTAAGAATTTTCACTGGTACGAGGTGGTCAATACATAACATATTGCGGtggattttgataatttttactaGTAAGGGTGATTGATTTTGCAAAAACTATAGTAACATTGATAATTGTACTGATTGAGATTTATTTtagatagaataaaaaagattgagGCTTGATaggaacaagaaaaaaaaagtagtagaAATGTTGTGTGCAAAACTCCATCAATGAGACCCAAATTTACAGTGAACAATACGtgtaacagtaaaaaaaaattggtaataatttttttgtaaaaaaaaattatcaacgtTCCAAATCCTTCCCCACCAATTAATTATGTTAATCAATGTTCCAGATCCTTCCACACTAAATAACGAACATTCTAGATCCGTCCATAATACTTTTTCACCTTCACAAAAATCCTTTATTCTCCAGAACCTTCCCCACCAACCCCACCACCCCTCTGTAGTGCACATTTCTATCTTTTTTAGAAACTTTTCTCTCCAAAACCAAACCCCTTCTCTTCCAAACCATCTTCATTCTTCACGCATCACCTCCGTTGCGCCACTTCTTGCCATTGTAGCCATTGGCGTCGCTCCTTGCCATTGTAGTCACCGTCGTTGGTCATCGTGCGTCTGGCGTCAACGCCTCCAGCCATGGTTGCATCTCCATCGTGCTACCTTCGCTACGTCTCCATGTAGTTTTCCCCTTCCCATGTTTTTTACCTTTCATCTCTTCAATTTGGTTCATGAAAACCATTTTCTCTCATTTCCCCCTTTCTTGTATTGTTTGAATCTGGAtctgaatgatatttttttttcaaattttatgaattttgggATTCATTGTGGTTGTTGTTTGATCAAATAAGTTTTTGTtcattgttcttctctttggaaaattatttttcctcttatCCGTACGTGTGTTATACTTGTTATGtgtgaagaaattatttttttaatggtaaGATATCATTTCGTATATAAGAAACGATTTTGAAGAGTGAAGGAACACACCCTGCCACGTGAGTTTACTCCAATGCCAAAAAGTTTAAGAAACAGTTTCTTCACACTAAGCACCTGGGAAGAAACCAGCGCTGGAAATGCTCTTATACCCTTAAAAcatttatatcataaatataatatttttcatgtgttaTAAGACACacgaaaataaattaatcacttTGTTAAGCAACATTAGCATTGAAATGAATTTCATGTAAAGTGTTTAAATCTATATGAAATTATAAGAcccacaaaattataataaacaactCATCTAAACAAATATGCATTGTACATGCTCTTAGGTAAAATTTTAGACCTTTTGACAAAACTATAAGTTGTGTTTAAGTTGTTGATGACACTGCCCGTTTGCATCCAACTTCAGTTTGGAGAAAGCATCATCTTCCTTGCTTTTGTCTTAAGCGTCGTGCAATAGAAAACTCACCAAAGATCCAAACAAGCATTATGTATTTTGGAAAAATCATTTGTCCAAAAGATGTAGCATGATAACTTTTTACATGAGAGAGATTATTTTTGGGCACTCATTTGTTCTATAGCGAGAGACACAAATTTACTCTTTCCAATATAAGTACCCACTTTCTCCAATAGAGCAATTCTCATTGGATGCTTCCAATAGGTCCCACCAAAAAGTTATGATTACAATtataactaaatatatttttaaaaattgaagcaCTAATGCTTCTAGAAACAATCAATGCTTGTTGGAAACTGATCGTAGGCAAAAATACAATGGGAAAAGCTAGGGAAGCATCGTTGCTTAATTGGCTTCGTCGTTCACAAGCAATGCGATAAAGATGCTCTAAGTGTAGCCATTTTttactttctacatcggttatataTAACCAATGTAGAAAGTAAAAAATGGTTAACACTTGGTGGCATTACCAAGGATGACACCTCTCACTACAAGACAAACAAGCCTAAAAACATCCCCTAACATGTAAATTGTTTTCAAACTACACTCTTTTTgcagtttgttttttgttttcacccACTTTGTTCAATAAGTCGAAATTTTACATTGACTTGTTTGggtagagaaaaagaaaataaaatgagtaaaaatagttaaaccaaaaaagaataAGTTAGAAAAATACAGTAGAAATATTGGTAGTTTGGTTTAAAAGAAacgaaatagaaaaaaattataagattgtttagtttatttatttttttatacaatgatCATATTAAGGTTTAAACCTATAAACTCATGCATTCTAATCTCCCTACCACTAGACCAACCCTAAAGAggttgtttatttaaaataaattaataaaattagattataaataaaaatacaagacCATCCTTACAAAGTTAATATGTAAGTGTGAGCATTGTATTTACTCCCATAAAAACCTTTTGTAGCTTTTGATTTGTTACCCataactttttataataaaaacatttaaatataatcacataactttgaaattatttttaactaaaattaattttgcaaaatcaattttatttaaaattaattttgtgaatgtCCATCTATACACACAATATATTCGTCATTTCTCATAGAGGAGTTGATTTtatatgatcaaattaagtTGATATTGGATAAACTCATTGGACTTTGGGTTTAATTTACATGGGCCCTATATGGGTAAATATCAATGTTGGCTCAATAAGGAATAATAAGTATTCTATTAAGATAATGTACTATAAATAGACTATGATTCCCAATGTAATATCACAAAACTCATTATCTTATCCCCATTTGAAGAGAGACTAAAGTTTCATTTAGACACTCAAGAGACAAGGTTGAAGAAGAActataaaataatcaattaccgtacttattatttattagttgtTTGTCATTGTCATTTTGATATTTCATTTCAGGTGAATGATTACAATGGATCTAGGTATTTATTCAATCCATATTAATAAACATGCTGTAGAAATTAAGAATATGAGAACATGTTATCAATGCATGCTTGTATGATTtaacttttccataaaaatatttgattaagatTAAAAGATGGTCGCTATTGTTAAAAATGAAGTTATCGTAGCAAGTAGTAGCAAAGCGATTTTCTATGTTGGGTGGTTTTGATTGGGATTTCAAATTTATGCTTACCATTTTGTTCCTGAATAGATTTTATGttctcccccaattttgatGAACCCTATATTTATTATAGACTTTGGGCTTTAATATTGTGATAATATTTGTTGGAAAAATTGAATAGGCAATTTCAAGAGTTGTCTAAAGTTGGTTTATGTAACGCTTGTTAATGACTCGTTTAGGGAAATGTAAGTGACTATTTTAGGTAACACCCATTAGTGTTTGTGTTACCATGTCAATGtgatatcttaaaaaaaaattacatattcctAAAGTAAATGTTATTTATCCACCTTTATATGAAgtgcaatgaaaaaaaaagtgatttcaGATTTTGGAGGTATTaaaaccaaagaaaaataatttacaagaagaaaaattaaatatttatcaccATTCTAAGTAATATCCACTAGTTTTTGTGGTACAATATTTTGTCGgttctattttctatttctatttagtattttagttatgcactataatatatatatatatatatatatatatatatatatatatatatatatatatatatatatatatatatatatatgtatattatatttatttcatataattaaagtttataataaataattattttcaatatatatattgtcCTTATAGTGAATATAATTTGCAAGTTGTGTATTCtaattcataatttaaaaataaatataagagtaGGAGgacaataatttaaattcatgaggttttttaaaataagtatgtaaatacctttattttaaattttcattttaaggtAGATAAGTTGGAATGGACAGTAAAAAAacgtgtaaatatttttttaaatgtaaattaaatttaaattcaaaaagacaatttattttaaatcacagaaaaaaaaattagttacacTTGAAACAGATTCCTCGTAACTCAGTTCCACTTACGGCATCGAACTCAACTCATGCAACGCTAAAAAATCCTCTTTTGTCGCAGTTTTTTCGACAATTGcctctttcatattttttcacTGAATTTTAGCGCGTAAATACCTAAATCCTTAGCGGCAACGTAAAAGTTTCAGTTTTTGTATCAATTACAGTGACCCAATTGCAACCACAAAAAATCTAgggtttttattctaaaaagtgTAAATTTTAGCtgcccttttcttccattgTGATCCTGCGTCTCAACAAACTCAAATTCATTCAAGAGTTCGCGCAGAGAATCAATGGGTCGCTCTCGTGGGAATTTCCACCACGCCGATGAGGACCCCAACCAGaggtttattttattcttttctttttatcgcTATCTGATTATGCTTAATGGTTTTACTCCTTCGTCCAAATGCAAGTCTCTTTGTGAGAGAAAGGATGCTAATAGcaattaaattttgttgttttcctGAATGTGTTTAATTGATCACAGATGCATTAGAATGTTATGCTTATTTTCCACTTTGATGCTCAACTAAAGTCTTTTTGTTTCcccttgtgttttttttctgtttaatttttttttgtttggttgtaggtcaaggagaaaaaagaatgcTGCCAGTGGAGAGAATTCGGAGTCTGGAGCTGCAggtgatttttctatttttctgcagtatttgaacaattttgaTCCTACAatatattatgaaattataGGCTTTGTTTGGTATTTGAGAAATTGTGGGGGAAATAGGAGAGAGGGAGAAGAAATAGGTGAGAATGAAGGGAGACCCGCACCTTTTTATTTCGTTACTGATATGCGCAGAAATTGCACAGTAACCATGTTTCACGTCATTGATAATCATTTTCCATGTGGCATAATCGATTAGCAGTGCTATTTTACATGTGAACATAGTTATTTTACAATTCATAATCGATTTTCAATGCTTTATAATTGATTATGAATTGTTCATAACCGAGTGACATTATGTGATACACGCAGCCAAGTGGGATAAAGATTTATTGTTGTAAAATGAGATAATCTTGACCATCTTCATGTATGTAGATAGAACATATCAACAATGTATATTATGATAGCACTATAAGTTTGTAACTATCGTGTATTATAgatgtaacttttaaattatgttGTTAACATTCATCGAATACAAAGCCTTACTCATCTCTCAATGCATTCGCTGGATAATCTTTTGCTGAAGATATTATGTAAGTGTGGCCTGGAATTTCTTTTTCCACTTATAATGAAGGAAACAAGAAGAAAGGTAGTGATTCATTGGAGTTGTGCTGGAAGGCTTGTGGAATGTCTGTTAGGTTAACGAAACTAACTAATTGTttttcacacacaaaaaattatagaaGTAATAGTTACTTAGACCTTAAATTGCCTTGTTGTTTCATCACTTTCATGTATATTgatgtttgaaaataattttactggTTTTTTCATGCGAACCAGGCCAAGGAGCAGGCGAAGGGAAAAAGGCTCTGTACCACTGCAATTATTGTAATAAGGATATAACAGGAAAAATCCGTATTAAGTGTGCCATGTGCCCAGATTTTGACTTGTGTATAGAGTGCTTTTCTGTTGGAGCTGAGGTGACACCTCATAAAAGCAACCACCCTTACAGGGTTATGGTCAGTATATGTTAATCTCAAATGTTTTCATTTAATGTTTAGTTAATTTAAAGCTTTTGTTACAGAgaaagttgtgttttttttcccgCTAGACTGCTAGTTGAGCTGTCTGACTGTCTCTGGTCAATTGCAGGATTAATCACTTAAGTTACATTGGAAGTTTGTTCTGAAACTGTTTTGTTTCcttatgaaaaatatgattcaTATTTGTGAGAATTTGTTTAAGTGAATATGTCCCAAGCTATTGAGAAAATTGTGTTACTGCTAGTTTTGCCAATATTGTTGTTCTTATGATGGTTTGCTTTATGGGATTCTATTTTGACAGGATAATTTGTCTTTCCCTCTTATTTGCCCAGACTGGAATGCAGATGATGAAATTTTGCTTCTAGAGGtacttcaaatttattttgtgGGAGTAATGGTGACTAGTGGTTCAAAACTGTAAAGCATGTGTTCCAAGAAGAAATCTCTTACTTGTATCTGATATTTTGAGCAATAATTTTGTGGTTTTAGGGAATTGAAATGTATGGCTTGGGAAACTGGACAGAAGTTGCCGAGCATGTTGGAACCAAAAACAAAGAGTCATGCATAGAACACTATAGGAATGTATACCTGAATTCCCCGTTCTTTCCTGTTCCGGTATGATGGGCATCAAATGAAGCTGCAATGAAtgctttttattatatttatcctCATAATGTATTTTACATCCTGACCTGTCTTATTTTATAGGATATGTCTCATGTTGTTgggaaaaacagaaaagaactTCTTGCCATGGCGAAAGGGCAGGGTGAAGACAAGAAAGGTTTGTCACGATCCATAACATCACATTCATtagtttttaacttaatttcacTTGCATAGTATGCTGTTATAAGCAGACATGTCCCATTTACCACTTCTTTTGGATGACATGAGCTTGTTTCCTTTTACTTAAGTTTATGTGTCCAAATAATAGTATACCTGGTTGCCTACTGCAGATTGTCTAAATATGAATGTACCTCATGATGCTGTTATTTGCATAAAACATTTTGAGAAAAGGAGAATAAATTTGCATCATATGTGGCTTCTGATTATTTTGCATGATTggcaggttttttttttttggtgacatTTTTATAATCATTGGTCACTTGTGATTGGCACAGGAATTTCCATGGCGGATCTTAGTATAAAGGCAGAATCTTCCTTTTCTCCATCTAGAGTCAAGTAAGGCTGTCAttttttatatcctttatcCCATGTCAT is a genomic window containing:
- the LOC114367516 gene encoding probable stress-associated endoplasmic reticulum protein; translated protein: MTTSKRLADRKIARFERNISKKGSESSKKGYAYPVGPIVLGFFVFVVVGSSLFQIIRTATSRGMA
- the LOC114367104 gene encoding uncharacterized protein LOC114367104, with product MASRVKPSSRYSSYDSRSSTSSHFSDPSSSHEFNNLKTKTSSSSSSSRALVKAKPSNTAKVDPTFTTMVKKFMDRKPKSSTATRLIIPSDSLAKDLKKDAKKVAGFSALQKKLFGKGASEKKEKVKALTEVKNNTRTLAMVLRSERELLSINKEQEQQVSQLKQMLEDKNKEVEKLKDLCLKQREEIKSLKSAILFPDVMNSQLQELLEKQGSELKQAKQVIPALQQQVSSLTGQLQSLAEDLAEVKADKYSAKAGLPGYGSSPRTPTHAREDASNFWEFSSDDLSDDLLLNDLNPCLTPCAVKSRSREFECRGSGSMHYESLSDEDDAKVYPEMSFSSHDRKFSKSSDCCHNSSKISVATKAGRRSDESKLAYGGRMNHKFV